In Massilistercora timonensis, the following are encoded in one genomic region:
- a CDS encoding ATP-binding cassette domain-containing protein, with protein sequence MISTSNVTLRVGKKALFEDVNIKFTEGNCYGLIGANGAGKSTFLKILSGQLEPTKGEVAITPGERLSFLQQDHFQYDGYPVLDTVMMGNARLYEIMKEKEALYAKEDFSDEDGIKASELEAEFATMNGWEAESDAASLLNGLGIGTELHYEMMKNLEGPQKVKVLLAQALFGNPDILLLDEPTNHLDLDAIAWLEEFLINFDNTVIVVSHDRYFLNKVCTQIADIDYGKIKLFAGNYDFWYESSQLLIRQMKEANKKKEEKIKELQEFISRFSANASKSKQATSRKRALEKIQLEEIQPSSRKYPYIDFRPNREIGNEVLTVEGLSKTVNGEKVLDNISFTLNREDKVAFVGSNELAKTTLFQILSGEIEPDEGTYKWGITTSQAYFPLDPGDEFDNDSTIVEWLTQYSEEKDVTYVRGFLGRMLFSGEDGVKKVKVLSGGEKVRCLLSKMMISGANVLILDEPTNHLDMESITALNNGLMKFPGVILFTSRDHQIVQTTANRIMEIVPGGKLIDKITTYDEYLENDEMARKRQTYSVQTEEDD encoded by the coding sequence ATGATCAGTACAAGTAATGTAACGCTGAGAGTTGGGAAAAAAGCGTTGTTTGAAGATGTGAATATTAAATTTACGGAGGGGAACTGCTACGGTCTTATCGGGGCCAACGGCGCGGGAAAGTCCACGTTCCTTAAGATCCTTTCCGGCCAGCTGGAGCCCACCAAGGGCGAGGTTGCCATCACGCCGGGGGAACGGCTTTCCTTCCTCCAGCAGGATCATTTCCAGTATGACGGATACCCGGTGCTGGATACGGTAATGATGGGCAATGCCAGGCTCTATGAGATCATGAAGGAGAAGGAGGCCCTCTACGCCAAGGAGGATTTCTCCGACGAGGACGGGATCAAGGCAAGCGAGCTGGAGGCGGAATTCGCCACCATGAACGGCTGGGAGGCGGAGTCCGACGCCGCTTCTCTTCTCAACGGCCTTGGCATCGGGACGGAGCTTCACTACGAGATGATGAAGAACCTGGAAGGCCCGCAGAAGGTAAAGGTGCTGCTGGCTCAGGCCCTCTTTGGCAACCCGGACATCCTGCTTCTGGATGAGCCCACCAACCACCTGGACCTGGACGCCATCGCCTGGCTGGAGGAGTTCCTTATCAACTTTGACAACACCGTGATCGTGGTGTCCCACGACCGGTATTTCCTGAATAAGGTCTGCACCCAGATCGCGGACATCGACTACGGCAAGATCAAGCTGTTCGCCGGAAACTATGATTTCTGGTACGAGTCCAGCCAGCTTCTGATCCGGCAGATGAAGGAAGCCAACAAGAAGAAGGAAGAAAAGATCAAGGAACTGCAGGAATTTATTTCCCGGTTCAGCGCCAACGCTTCCAAGTCCAAGCAGGCCACTTCCAGAAAACGGGCCCTGGAGAAGATCCAGCTGGAGGAGATCCAGCCCTCCAGCCGCAAATACCCTTACATTGACTTCCGGCCCAACCGGGAGATCGGCAATGAAGTGCTCACCGTAGAAGGCCTGTCCAAGACCGTCAACGGGGAGAAAGTGCTGGACAACATTTCCTTCACCCTGAACCGGGAGGACAAGGTGGCCTTCGTGGGCAGCAACGAGTTGGCCAAGACCACCCTCTTCCAGATCCTCTCCGGGGAGATAGAGCCGGATGAAGGCACTTACAAATGGGGGATCACCACTTCCCAGGCCTACTTCCCTCTGGATCCGGGGGATGAGTTCGACAACGATTCCACCATTGTGGAATGGCTGACCCAGTATTCCGAAGAAAAGGACGTGACCTACGTGCGGGGCTTCCTGGGAAGAATGCTTTTCTCCGGCGAGGACGGCGTCAAGAAGGTGAAGGTGCTCTCCGGCGGCGAGAAAGTCCGCTGCCTGCTGTCCAAGATGATGATCTCAGGCGCCAACGTACTGATCCTGGACGAGCCCACCAACCACCTGGATATGGAGTCCATCACCGCCCTCAACAACGGGCTGATGAAATTCCCCGGAGTGATCCTCTTCACCTCCCGGGATCACCAGATCGTACAGACCACCGCCAATCGGATCATGGAGATCGTGCCCGGCGGCAAGCTGATCGATAAGATCACCACCTATGACGAATATCTGGAAAATGATGAAATGGCAAGAAAGCGCCAGACCTACTCTGTTCAGACAGAAGAAGACGATTAA
- a CDS encoding histidine phosphatase family protein codes for MKIYFVRHGETDWNKERKIQGQVDIPLNEFGRHLARETAKGLRDVPFDVCFTSPLGRARETAQIILQGRDVPILEDKRILEMNFGVLEGKCCSKEGWDVPDSFQMFFDDPVHYQAPEGGEDFQAVRKRTGDFLNWLFAQEQYRDSTVLVTTHGAAMAGLLNNLKKKPLAEYWGVGVHKNCGVTEVDVTDGRIDIISENKVYYTDVVKPW; via the coding sequence AGACGGATTGGAATAAGGAAAGAAAGATCCAGGGGCAGGTGGACATCCCCTTAAATGAGTTTGGCCGGCACCTGGCAAGAGAGACGGCCAAAGGGTTAAGGGACGTTCCCTTCGACGTCTGCTTTACCAGTCCCCTTGGGCGGGCGCGGGAGACCGCACAGATCATCCTGCAGGGAAGAGATGTTCCTATCCTGGAGGATAAGCGGATCCTGGAGATGAATTTTGGCGTCCTGGAGGGGAAATGCTGTTCCAAAGAGGGATGGGATGTCCCGGATTCCTTTCAGATGTTTTTCGACGATCCGGTCCACTACCAGGCGCCGGAAGGAGGAGAGGATTTCCAGGCGGTCCGGAAGCGGACAGGGGATTTTCTCAACTGGCTTTTCGCCCAGGAGCAGTACCGGGACAGCACGGTTCTTGTCACCACTCACGGGGCGGCCATGGCAGGCCTTCTCAACAATCTGAAGAAAAAGCCCCTGGCGGAATACTGGGGCGTGGGTGTCCACAAGAACTGCGGAGTCACGGAAGTGGATGTGACTGACGGAAGAATCGATATTATTTCAGAAAATAAAGTCTACTATACGGACGTTGTCAAGCCGTGGTAG
- the trpS gene encoding tryptophan--tRNA ligase produces MIGDKKVLFSGMQATGNLTLGNYLGALKNWVTLSDEYECFYSVVDMHSITVRQDPATLRKRARTLLTLYIAAGLDPEKNCIYYQSHVSAHAELAWILNCFTYMGELNRMTQFKDKSAKHADNINAGLFTYPVLMAADILLYQADVVPVGNDQKQHLEITRDIAERFNNIYGDVFTIPEGYYGKVGARIMSLQDPSRKMSKSDENPNASIYLLDDPDTIMRKCKRAVTDSEGQILYRDEQPGVKNLIDIYSACLGKTPEETVREFDGKGYGDFKIAVGEAVVSVLKPLQDEVARLEKDKVYLDGIIKANAEKAGYFANKTLRKVQKKVGFPERVR; encoded by the coding sequence ATGATAGGAGATAAGAAAGTATTATTCAGCGGCATGCAGGCCACCGGCAATCTGACTTTGGGAAATTATCTGGGAGCCCTGAAGAACTGGGTGACATTGAGCGACGAATATGAGTGCTTCTACAGCGTAGTGGATATGCATTCCATCACCGTCCGGCAGGATCCGGCGACCCTGCGCAAGCGGGCCCGCACCCTTCTTACCCTTTACATCGCGGCAGGGCTTGACCCGGAGAAAAACTGTATCTATTACCAGTCCCATGTGTCCGCCCACGCGGAGCTGGCCTGGATCCTGAATTGCTTTACCTATATGGGAGAACTGAACCGGATGACCCAGTTCAAGGATAAATCCGCCAAACATGCGGACAACATTAACGCAGGCCTTTTCACCTATCCGGTGCTGATGGCGGCGGACATTCTTCTGTATCAGGCGGATGTGGTCCCGGTGGGCAACGACCAGAAGCAGCACCTGGAGATCACCCGGGATATCGCGGAGCGGTTCAACAACATTTACGGAGATGTATTTACCATCCCGGAGGGATATTACGGAAAAGTAGGGGCCCGTATCATGAGTCTGCAGGATCCGTCACGGAAAATGTCCAAGTCTGACGAGAACCCCAACGCCAGCATTTATCTTCTGGACGATCCGGACACCATCATGCGCAAATGCAAGCGGGCAGTCACAGACTCGGAAGGCCAGATTCTCTACCGGGATGAGCAGCCGGGAGTGAAGAACCTGATCGATATCTACAGCGCGTGTCTTGGGAAGACGCCGGAAGAGACCGTAAGAGAATTCGACGGAAAAGGCTACGGAGACTTCAAGATTGCCGTGGGCGAAGCCGTTGTCTCAGTGCTGAAGCCGCTGCAGGATGAAGTGGCGCGGCTTGAGAAAGATAAGGTTTATCTGGATGGGATCATCAAGGCCAACGCAGAAAAAGCCGGCTATTTTGCCAACAAAACCTTGCGGAAAGTACAGAAAAAAGTGGGATTTCCGGAGAGAGTCCGGTAG